Proteins encoded within one genomic window of Kibdelosporangium phytohabitans:
- a CDS encoding YbhB/YbcL family Raf kinase inhibitor-like protein, which produces MEDGGAWAPEQLSGKDISPQLAWTDAPDGTKSYAATVYDADAPTGSGFWHCAVAGIPATVTELPEGAGDDTGSGLPDGACPLPSDARVTRFLGAAPPAGHGPHRYFVVVHALDVESIGVPADATRALLGFTMTGHILGRAVLVATAETPA; this is translated from the coding sequence GTGGAAGACGGCGGCGCCTGGGCGCCGGAACAGCTGTCCGGCAAGGACATCTCCCCGCAGCTGGCGTGGACCGATGCCCCGGACGGCACCAAGAGCTACGCCGCCACCGTCTACGACGCCGATGCCCCCACCGGGTCCGGCTTCTGGCACTGTGCCGTCGCGGGCATCCCCGCCACCGTCACCGAACTGCCCGAGGGCGCCGGTGACGACACCGGTTCCGGTCTGCCCGACGGCGCCTGCCCACTGCCCAGCGACGCCCGCGTGACCCGTTTCCTCGGCGCCGCGCCGCCCGCGGGCCACGGACCGCACCGCTACTTCGTCGTGGTGCACGCGCTCGACGTCGAGTCCATCGGTGTGCCGGCCGACGCCACCCGGGCGTTGCTCGGATTCACCATGACCGGCCACATCCTCGGCCGCGCGGTGCTGGTCGCCACCGCCGAAACCCCGGCATGA
- a CDS encoding EamA family transporter, protein MGFIGVLLLVLPSGLNGPVALIGLVLLVAAAMSEAVARSSRLRLRHPPDVLTTAALQMLVAGGLLAVAAVVAGEPCHPGEWSTDSLPGLLYLIGPGSLVACVSLVWLLGNVPVWLATTYACANPAVALLLGWFLLDESLPATTIAGAALVVLSVVVVTAADKSHSSS, encoded by the coding sequence GTGGGCTTCATCGGCGTGCTGCTGCTGGTACTGCCCAGCGGCCTCAACGGTCCGGTCGCGCTGATCGGGCTCGTGCTGCTGGTCGCCGCGGCGATGTCGGAGGCGGTGGCGCGTTCTTCACGCCTCCGGCTGCGGCATCCGCCGGACGTGCTGACCACCGCCGCGTTGCAGATGCTCGTCGCCGGGGGACTGCTGGCCGTCGCCGCGGTGGTGGCCGGTGAACCGTGCCACCCCGGGGAGTGGTCGACGGACTCGTTGCCGGGGCTGCTGTACTTGATCGGTCCCGGTTCGCTGGTGGCCTGCGTGTCCCTGGTGTGGTTGCTCGGCAACGTCCCGGTCTGGCTCGCGACGACGTACGCCTGCGCCAACCCGGCGGTCGCGCTGCTGCTCGGCTGGTTCCTGCTGGACGAAAGCCTGCCGGCGACCACGATCGCCGGGGCGGCGCTCGTGGTCCTGTCCGTGGTCGTGGTGACCGCCGCGGACAAGTCGCACTCGTCGTCGTGA